The following are from one region of the Streptomyces changanensis genome:
- a CDS encoding sigma-70 family RNA polymerase sigma factor — protein sequence MAKDTPPRWDRRMQQRLARGEAAALGELYDRFASLVHNTAHRVLEDQGAADLVTREVFGYVWENPDAYDPREEGSLRAWIARLARRQAVYRLRQSGTRALAEHGGGSAEEWEQKVRRAAVAARADYIVTAMPAPLRKALELAYFQRRDYRQTAADLGVTEDEARRRLRLGLQLLSTAHTRPVEGSPPGYGGYGGSPL from the coding sequence ATGGCGAAGGACACACCACCGCGCTGGGACCGCAGGATGCAGCAGCGGCTGGCACGCGGCGAGGCGGCCGCGCTGGGCGAGCTGTACGACCGCTTCGCCTCCCTCGTCCACAACACCGCCCACCGCGTCCTGGAGGACCAGGGGGCCGCCGACCTGGTCACCCGGGAGGTGTTCGGGTACGTGTGGGAGAACCCGGACGCCTACGACCCGCGCGAGGAGGGGTCGTTGCGGGCGTGGATCGCGCGGCTGGCCCGCCGCCAGGCCGTGTACCGCCTGCGCCAGAGCGGTACACGGGCGCTCGCCGAGCACGGCGGGGGTTCGGCGGAGGAGTGGGAGCAGAAGGTACGGCGGGCGGCGGTGGCGGCCCGCGCCGACTACATCGTCACCGCCATGCCGGCGCCGCTGCGCAAGGCGCTGGAGCTGGCGTACTTCCAGCGCCGGGACTACCGCCAGACCGCCGCCGACCTCGGCGTGACCGAGGACGAGGCGCGGCGCCGGCTGCGGTTGGGGCTCCAACTGCTGTCCACGGCCCACACCCGGCCCGTCGAGGGGTCGCCGCCCGGGTACGGCGGGTACGGCGGGTCACCGCTGTGA